Genomic DNA from Anthonomus grandis grandis chromosome 2, icAntGran1.3, whole genome shotgun sequence:
CCAATCAAATATACAggcacagatttacagaatacggATGCAAAACCGATCGAAAATACGCGTGCGAGCGCCAGACTTCAGACACGCCTCCTGGGTGATGGATTTCCATCACCCGCCTAGTACGGTGGCAAGGCAAGGGGTTTAATTTGCTGCAAGCGTCCGCGCCGCGTGCTTCTAATTTTCTTTGCGTAGTACGCgtgtttatgattaataattaaattgaaataatatatttgtattttttttgtatgatttttgTTGAAATGGGGGGGGGTATAAGTGTGTAAATTTCGTACTTGTTATATGATAACAATAAAGGCTGTACTAGCACTTTGGCAGCAACTTTATAGTTTGGGCTTTAGCTATATTAAATTGAGAAGAATCAACCAGGAttgtttagaaaaattttttggCAGTACTAGACAACAACAAGGCAATTCCATAAATTCAACTCCAATAGAATTTGAAAGGGCTTtcagaaaacttttttgttaaacttttttGCATTCAAATCACATGAATTGTGCTGACGACTTAGGAATTCTCTTAGAGCATTAGAATAATACTTAACGTGCgactttgcaaaaaaaaattattccagagcaaaaaattaaagcaattacCCTGCAAGATTATGATTACAAAAAGGAAAAACTTGCCAACgcaaaatgcatttatttacgtCTGTGggtacttaattaataaaactctaaaaattcataaatgtgatatttgtttaaaatttgccaatgtTTTAGAGAACAACTTATTTACTAGACTTAAACAGTACCATAATGACAGTGACAGTGTTATCGAAAACATTGAAAGGAGTCTGAAGTCGCCAAATGAACAATTTATATGCCTAATATATaaattggaaaatgtttttgttaaattatttgaaacaaattgcaataaagaaggaatttcacaaaaatatttcgagataatgaaaagcattaattttactCACCCATGTGGTAACTTTCCTTtccagtatttaataaaattatttatacgacTTAAtgcgaaaatattttatactttaaaattcgCCAACAGAGATTTATCATCTgccaaaaaatcaaataaaactaaaagaaaattaaaaatgttgtttcatCTTTAatgtttcattaaataaaatccttaaatctgttaaataaaataaaaatgtactcaAGAACCCTtacattctgttttatttaagcctatttctattttgacattataaatgcattatAATATCCCAGCGAAATTATAGTGCAGAACATCtatccctacaaaaaaaaaacttaaaaatgcattGGTGCGGCCAGTCCAAATCATCCTTCTCAAGGGCATCGAATATCGAGAGCTTATATCCGCGATCTTTCGCATctggtattctgtaaatctgtgatacaggttaaaatttctaaaatactaCTTTTAGAAATGTCAAAAGTTAAGCAATTAGATTCGCACCAcgactttacaagaattaaatcttcatcaataatattttttaacctcTCAGGGTCAGTGTCGATAACTTACACgatcaaacgccttagataagtcacagaacaccgccgccgcaCTTTCCCCAACACTCAATCCCTTGTACAGACTCtccaaaaaaaactgaaaatagcAGCAGATGTACCAATTTCCCCTCGGAATCCAAGGATTAAGAACATTATACCGTTTCAAAAATTCCATCATTCTAGTTTTTATCAATCTCTCTACAAGCGTTGGAAGCCGGGCTATGGGTCTGAAATTTGATGGATCATCATAGTTTCCAAccttaaataatggtataatcGAGGCATCTTTTAAGGGAATATGGAAAGGATCCACTTGAAGGGGAAACATTTATCACCTCAGCCAAAGAATCAAGATTTAGTAGCCCATCCCACCCAGAAGAGTTCTTATTATTCATTAAGGACAGAGCTTTCATGACTTCACTTCAATCTGTTGTGAAGTGTTGAAGTGTGAAAAGTGTTTCAGGCACCTTAATGTCGTGCAAGTTTGAGCAGACTGAGGCAATTTGATTGAAAGACCCAAAGCAACaccctggaaaaaatgattAAGTGTTTCGGCCGTCACCGTGCTATTAGAAACAGAAGGGTTCCCACGTTCACCACGtaagtcattaacaattttttaagactctctagacttatttcttgattggtttattttactcGGGTAGTCTAAGCTTTTTGCCGGTGTCACTCGCGGTAAATTTTgcgatatttattaaaataggatATGAATTTAGAATTGTCTAGGGCAAACACCGAAGATTTTTACTAGAAACTCTGAGACTCCTGCTATACCAGGATCTTCTCTTGTTTTCCCTAATTGTTAAAAACTAAAGTTGAATCAAAGTTCTTAAAAGGTTCACTGTTGTCAAATATGATACAGTCTATTGCATTACAACATCCTTTAAATTTACAGGATTTTTTTCTAGTGAAGAACCTTAccctctttttttttcttgaggtaAACCTTTTTGCATTGACAAGAAAGGAACATAATACGTCCTCATGATCAGACAACCCaggatttattaattaatataattctaTATGCGATCTGTGTTTTACAGAACGTAGAGCAAACATAATCTAAAAGTAATGCGAGTAGTTGATCTACATGCACACTTTATCGACAAATACTTGTTAGTTATTgcagtctaaaaaatttacattattgttACCTGTTAATATGACAGCGAGAATTTactgatattttattatgtaagtTACAGTAGTTTCCATTGTCatcttgtttaaaaataaaagcaaaaaataataccTTAATGACATTTTTCCTGTTAGGTCCATTCCATGCATTTTACCCTGTTATTTACAAAGACTGTTTTGCATTTAGTTTGTTCTCATTATCGtgccatttgaaaaaaactaataaatgctATAAATATATCtattgaattctctctttctttttgtaagcgttttaatttatatattctttgtgtttataggccacctacaggagatattgctatgtttctggacaaacttgattctcttttatccccgttgtccctacactctaaggttatattggctggtgactttaatatcaactacactgatgaaaccttgccacgtacttctcttttaagtattttaaattcttacgacttgaaaatgcacgttctttctcccacacgaataacttcttcatctgcaactacaattgactatttctgtacaaattttgatgacgttttatgcacagtactcccatctggtatttccgaccatgaagctattcttgctaaaatgccatataatactgtattatcttcatctcattatatgggaagaattttcagcaggaatgcacttgaaacggcttctgacccactaactttattttttcaagttctgtgtgataagatcaatcggtgctttcctaaaatgaggcttaaaactaagaaacgaaaaccatgggttacaagaggccttagaatttcagctaaaaacctccgttttttaactaaattgtgcaaatataccacaaatgaaaatatccttgtatatcatcagaaataccgtagtctgtacagaaagacaattaaagcagcaaaatctaattattatagggatcgcttaaatatgtcatcaaataggcaaagagagtgttggtcgattattaatgattttagacattgccatagaaaagtatctgaaccggagttaagacctgacattttaaacgactattattgtgatatacctaatatcttgctcaagggcattcgtagtaacattgatcccttacactatcttcaacaagtgtcggttgagcattcatttttctttcatcctgtcgatcttaccgaagtaaaaaatgaaatcaaacgcctaaaaaaccataaatcatctggagctgatgggatatcttcgaggttgttactctttttgcctgattctgccttaaatgctttagtttctgccataaacaattctttacatattggcatttttccttcatgtttaaaagaggcagtggttatccctcttcataagggtggagatttggatcagccttgtaatttccgtcccatttctattttgtctaccctctctaagatagttgaaaaacttgcaaaaagcagaattttgtcctttttgcatcataatggcattttgtctgcaaatcagtttggatttcaagccggtaaagggactcatgatgctgtttttagctttttggagagggTCTATGTGtgcttgaattctggagagtcatcggcggcaatgttttgtgatctatccaaagcatttgactgtgtggatcatggaatactgctatctaagctcgataaatatggttttaggggcgtagcgttgcgatggctcgAGTCggatctatcaaatcgtactcagaaggttacagtttctgggcgtttgtctgcttctagatccctgaaatgcggcgttccccagggttcagcgttgggaccactgttatttttactatatgtggatgacttgagttcattgaaactgcagggcaaggtggttcagtttgctgatgataccaccatactatggagccataaaaattctgattatattaaggcttgtatccttgaagaccttcagatttaatcagggtggtgtgcttccaacaggatcctgtttaatgtaagaaagacgtctattatggggtttaagtgcgattttcagggtctgatgtttgacgaaaattccctcttgcagaataaagagtgctgcaagttcctaggaattaccattgatggtcgccttcggtttgaagatcatattttacatttagctgggaaattatcttctggatgttttgcagtaagaatggcaaaacaagagctgggaggggtggttgcacgttcagtgtacttttcacttattggatctcatattcggtatggcttgcctttttggggtttaaccaataaggggctacttaacattgtctttgttattaaaaaaaaagcagttagatatcTGTGTTCTTGCTAaattaagagattcttgcaaacccctctttatttctgaaaaaatcctaactgttttttcactctttatcttagaaacagctgctcttattcacaaaattcccaaactaccctctgacactggccatttcactcgtcgtgtaaatgatgttcccctacctattcctacgtcttccctcaCCAAAAACTccttaatttacataagtaaaaaaatttacaatcatgttcctctatgtgttagacatatatcggatgttaagaaatttaaaagagaattaaagacgcttttattggctaaggcatattataacctggatgacttttttaatgatagtttttaaccttggacatgttggaaagttttttttctctagttttgtcaacaagtttacctttatttggtaattgattgttttatttagttatctttaattcaagtatgttcaaaaagttttgtcttcttgtgtttattttgttcattgttttgccaatttttgaaattgtatttttgtttcgtttttttagcttgtaggatgcttgtacacaagattattcttacgtaatatagcacattttctttctttctttcttatttacctatttttaatattcaagcACACGATTAGTATTGTTTTTCTATGGCTACTTAAtgcaaaagcaatatttttttgatgttatgttaaaaactaatttttattaattttttttgaaaaattaaaattcataaaaggTATCATATTTAAAGTTAGAAAGTTGGCAATTTTTCGTTAAAcaggaaattaaagaaaaatttaatacattaaaGTCATGCCCGTTTACGTAAAATACAGAGCAAGGAAGTTGTAGAGCGTTTTTATCCGACTCAATACACTATATGATTGATTGGCAGCTAGATTAGTTAATTTGAACTTTCCTAtgcactttattttatttcttccataaatgacaaaaaagtcgggaagttttcaaaaaaaaaaaggttttgtttTTACTTCAACGCTGTTTGTTTAAATCAAGCAACTCCTCGTTATCTTAACACAAtgtatttaacaggaaacaaattataaataaatgattaaccaGGAAACGAGCATCGCATTCAAATAAATCATAACTGGCATGAAATATTCATTcataagttatatttaaaataaaaagcatttggTATCTTATTATCTAAGTAAATTTACAGGTTTATGCTTAATGCATGCTACGCGGCTCgcctttttatagaaattttccCCCTGGCTAAACTCGAAACGAAAAATCTTAACTTTTCTCCACTTTGCTTTTTTACAACTATAAAATCGTTGCCCACTGCGGAAATCGTGCCTGCAGTTTTTGGTTGATCTTTacctataaataaaacattactctctattttttgactattttacgttaaaaaataccttcaaCAAATATTGACTGGCCTCGATGAAACCACCTCTTTTCATACAAAAGTTTTCCATCTTCGATTCGAGTTTCAATCAGATTTTGTTGTTCGCTCACCGACTGTAAGCCTCCAATTGTGTTAAAATTATGACTCGGGCTGCTCATAGAGGAGGAACTTTCACTTAATTTTCTCACTGGCATTGCCACTTTTTCTTTGATCAGTCTTAAATCATGCTCAATCTAGAATTAAGCTTAACGCATTAAGCAGTTAACTAAAATATTGTTTGACGAACTTACATCTTTCTCATCTAACAAATAAGTGATTTGTGTTATTGGAACTTTCCTTCTCTTTTCGGGCATGGGTATTGGTTCATTAGGTCTTCTACGCAGTTTTCTTGTCATCGCCGGTTTTACctgaaaatttcatttaaaagctgcctttaaatataatagttattataaCCTCCATGGAATCCCCTGTGAGCTCCATTGTTAACCTCTCAGATTCAATAGTTTTCTTTTTGTCGTCTAAATCTGAAATCAACGTCTCCCGTAGGTCAATCTTTTTCTCTTCAAAGTCTTTGGCGGCCGCCTTAATTTCTTGGGCGTAATCTCTTTTAATATACTCTATCATGTATTCTCTAAAACGGTAAATAATTTCAGTGTTAATTAATACAGTTACAATACCTTTTAAGTACCTGTAGATTTCGTTGATTTTCAGCCTCTCAGCATACTGAAATTctaattttcttacttttttattgtattctGGATGGGTTCCATCTTTAAGCTGTGAAAGTTTCTTTTTTAGGCTGGCCAGTTTGTCTTGGTACATTTGTTCTTTGATTTCCAACTGTTCTTCTTGGGGACCTGAAAGTTATCAATAGAATAGCCCTAATACATCAGTCTGTTAGTATGGAGAACTCTTAGTATTAATGactattttgaatatttattcaGAAAACGCAGTTATAGTTTATTCACAAttacttggaaaaaaaaatatatatatgaaaaGGATATCTGAAAAAAtggcaataataaataaaaatcattattcaTGACTAACTTTATTAGATGTGTTATAATAGACAGAGACAAACTAAAAGAGTTGAAGGTTACACTGCATTCTACAAATTAAACAGACAGAATCATAAATTCGGGCCTAGCAGATTTGATAGAGTATCTAGAAAATTGTTTGTTTGCTGCTTATAAAGAAACCACTGGCATCAATCTTTAGTTCTTACAGTACGTAAATTAGtagaatcattattttttaacattctgACGTTTACAGAGTTCATAAGACACTTTCATTTCACATCCAGATAGGAATTAGCTTTTTAAACCTACATATGTAGCAACTTTTGGGAATCAGGGTCCTTTTATCGTGTAACCTGTAGATATTTCTTGGTGTTTTTGGgctattttccagatatttttgcagaaaatagcTAATTTTTAATCACTGGCATCAATCTTTAGTTCTTACAGTACATAAATTAGtagaatcattatttttttaacattctgaAGTTTACAGAGTTCATAAGACACTTTCATTTCACATCCAGATAGGAATTAGCTTTCTAAACCTACATATGTAGGAACTTTTGAAAATCAGGGTCCTTTTATTGTGTAACCTGTGGATATTTCTTGGCGTTTTGGactattttccagatatttttggcaaaaaaagctaatttttcttgaataaaatgtgccttttgaaacattttatttaaagcagTGGTTTCCATTTTCTCGACAAATAATTCTTAAGAAGACTTttgctataaaaataaatggtattgtgaaaataatttaacctTTTAAACATTATTGTATAGGTTATTTCTGTACCTGTTCAGAGTAGTAATACATTGCTGTAAAAGGCTCTCAAGTTTAAACGATTTTTCACTAAAGAAAATGGTTTGTTTCATGTTTTCCTCAATTGAAGGTATGACATTAAACCCAACTGACTgccactgaatgctttatgacTTTTGATGACTGTGGGCAAATGTACCATTCACTATCAGACTTTCAATGATTACTATGTGAATTCCTGTTATTTCGGCAGTTGAATTAGTCATATGTaccatcgtgccgaaaaaaagctgggacattaaaatttaggtagggAATCGTCTGCtagtctattatagtaaatcgcATTCCTTGGGTATGGTAGGTATGCATATTTAtgcattatgaatttttggagtcttaataattacatatttaaataataatattgatacaaaacttttttatttttcgatatttatttttatttggaacacattttataaataaaccaaaactaactaatatcttttttgataatacggaataaaaaattattaatacttagtaaGCGCACCGTCGTTCTCAATTACAGCTTGCAAACGTCGCGTCGTGGCATAcctacttaaaattaagtttctggtatatTCTTCCGTTATTTGGTCCCATGCGTCATATATCTTTAGGCGTAATTCATTCTGATTTCTAAGCCTAAAGttatctttatacatatattttgccattttaccccAAACGTTTTCAATTAGGTTGATATCGAGGGCCACGGTAAAACTTGAATTCGCCTTTAGTGTAGATAGTTTAGAACTATACGGGCTTTAGTTACAGGAGCATTATCATGTTGGAAGATAAAATCTTGCCCATAGACTACACCAACCGATGGCATCATAACATTATTtagatattgcaatatcctaagGCATTAAGCCTTCCCCGCACTATTTGACAAACGCGTGGTCCGCTAAAACTAATCCAGGCCCAAACCTTTATACTAAAACGTCCACTTTGATTAGTCTTATGTATATATCTTTCATCATATCTGGTATTAGAAGGCCTGTTACCAcggattttgccattattgcacgattgaaagtatttttcatccgaaaatattaccgtttcccATATGTTGTTTTGGTGTGCATATTCATGGGCAAATTGTAATCTTCTCTGTTTGTTTGCttcagtaaaaaatattttatttgttgcacagcaacttttaatttcagaattttttatcctactacgagctgtattagcagaaccaggaaaatgcgttttttctttcgcctttattgctgtttcaaacGGATTATTTCTTAGAAAGCCAACTAACTATCTATCTTGAATGTCGTTCCAAACTTTTGGTCGACCAGAACCTGGATTTCTTATAATAGCTCTATATTAGTCtatattctgcaatttttgccttagctaaggaaacggtatttttactaatgcccaATTTTTCTGCGATTCTTCTTATAGGAACTCCATCCATGAGACAAGTGTATAtaaattaactttgacaacatcaaaatatattattctaatagaccaagagatttaggagattttgctgtcccagttttttttcgacATGATAGTACATGTAATTCCGGAGGTCACATACTCCTCAAATTAATGTTTCCAGTTGCAGGTATTTCAATTTCTGGCTCTACAGGATCCAATATGGAAAGTTTGGATTGATTTATGACCCAACTAGTTATTAAGAGTTTTATTGTTGGCAAAAAGTGAAAGTATACTATGCAAATATGGTACAAAAAAGGTTTCTTTTGTACTTTTATTCAAAGAACCACAATTTATATAATAAGCCTTGTAGTAGTGAAGAAAaccacttatttttaaattataggcgTAGTATTTTATATTCGTTTGGATTTGGGATTCAGCATATCGCGTCGtctgaaaaatctttttaatttttttgtattgtataACGACAGCCCTATTTATGCGCCGAGGGTTGTTTGTGAGAGTATTTCTGGGCGTTGCTTTTCGGAGAGGTTTCGGTCGCGTGGCGAGGGAAcggcaaaaaaagtaaaacccAGC
This window encodes:
- the LOC126748160 gene encoding sin3 histone deacetylase corepressor complex component SDS3, producing MSFFGSPPSNAFNNHEYDFDEERAEEDDDKEQDKGQFEGSDEDTEDASETDTGPQEEQLEIKEQMYQDKLASLKKKLSQLKDGTHPEYNKKVRKLEFQYAERLKINEIYREYMIEYIKRDYAQEIKAAAKDFEEKKIDLRETLISDLDDKKKTIESERLTMELTGDSMEVKPAMTRKLRRRPNEPIPMPEKRRKVPITQITYLLDEKDIEHDLRLIKEKVAMPVRKLSESSSSMSSPSHNFNTIGGLQSVSEQQNLIETRIEDGKLLYEKRWFHRGQSIFVEGKDQPKTAGTISAVGNDFIVVKKQSGEKLRFFVSSLARGKISIKRRAA